A genomic window from Nematostella vectensis chromosome 9, jaNemVect1.1, whole genome shotgun sequence includes:
- the LOC5515407 gene encoding retinol dehydrogenase 8: MGAVKSRIAEKISKSPVPVNEDITPKVVLLTGTSHKLSLEFALTLAHDPFSRFKALVTMPSLSSSEYLGDSRVLNALNRTLFVLQTDVLCEDSIRGAVREILETDGILDAIVITSNVLLTGPIETHTMEQAMQVFETNTMSVIELVKVVLPVMKKQQDGRIIVVSNQAGIMGIPFHDIYCATKFAVEGFLESIAPEALAFNIYCTMIETSMAKGEEKTATALHVSIASKMENTDDDTRKYQDSIPSKLRRQGSVKKMNTKRVAETIREALLEEKPHFRYQVNKSCKEAAREKWIDVHGDTYVLEAAERHLYVETQRVQEAYNQNARESIKND, from the exons ATGGGAGCTGTAAAGAGTCGGATCGCAGAGAAAATATCTAAATCTCCCGTGCCGGTGAATGAAGACATCACGCCAAAAGTCGTTCTGTTAACTGGCACATCACATAAATTAAGCCTCGAATTCGCTCTAACGTTGGCGCATGATCCTTTCTCGAGATTTAAAGCTCTGGTAACAATGCCTTCACTATCGAGTAGTGAGTATTTAGGAGATTCGCGAGTGCTAAATGCCCTTAACAGGACGTTGTTCGTACTGCAAACTGACGTTTTGTGCGAGGACTCGATTCGCGGAGCGGTGCGTGAAATCTTGGAAACGGACGGCATCCTTGACGCTATAG TCATAACCTCTAACGTCCTTCTGACTGGCCCTATTGAGACACACACGATGGAGCAAGCCATGCAAGTGTTTGAAACCAACACCATGTCCGTCATCGAGCTTGTCAAGGTGGTGCTACCTGTCATGAAAAAACAGCAGGATGGACGCATTATCGTGGTCAGTAACCAGGCAGGAATCATGGGTATTCCATTTCACGATATCTACTGCGCCACCAAGTTTGCTGTAGAGGGTTTCTTGGAGTCGATCGCGCCAGAGGCATTGGCTTTTAATATTTA CTGCACGATGATCGAGACGAGTATGGCGAAGGGCGAGGAAAAGACAGCCACCGCGCTACACGTGTCCATCGCTTCCAAGATGGAGAACACAGATGACGATACCCGCAAATACCAAGACTCCATTCCCAGCAAGCTTCGACGCCAGGGCTCCGTCAAAAAGATGAACACCAAACGAGTTGCCGAGACAATCCGCGAGGCATTACTCGAGGAAAAACCTCACTTTAGGTACCAAGTAAACAAGAGCTGCAAGGAGGCCGCGCGTGAGAAGTGGATAGATGTTCACGGTGACACGTATGTACTGGAGGCTGCCGAAAGACACTTGTACGTAGAGACGCAAAGAGTGCAGGAAGCGTACAACCAAAACGCGCGGGAATCCATAAAAAACGATTGA
- the LOC5515406 gene encoding fibroblast growth factor receptor 3, with the protein MRPYWCGCILFIAILIKCSTCYGIVKGYGETCQSDEVDVAKNQSAQAPFVTILNSTELILALTGQSRRLLCCMGGSPRPSITWLKDDSLLDIKENYKLEVFEQGQILQNSNVLKSDAGNYTCIGSNPLGNASHSFYFTVQERQWDFNPIIQMHADQWNATIFSNITLTCQITSSKKPFVSWIHIKNFTTPSFPRVRHILTNNGGDKWTTSLPIVNVSYEDGGKYICRSTNAIGHKNVSQDEGVLYVMDEDNTMAGRMGSTSQTRSDKSLVIGLSLGVLLFIVLLVLSALVLRRRQQHHGVDFKTLLFADPKRFIDQTELLAPEETHHEFDVFISYSSQDRDLVKNVFYPEITRTHKVCIDFKDFEAGLYITDNIANAIFKSRKTLLMITRNFLRREGGWTYFEMQIAQGRLQHGHDVLVPVMLENIPLNELPSTLQHYRSRRTWLEWFNEDVRPHFWERLRVALEPSLFEHQGEGAV; encoded by the exons GTGTGgttgcatattatttattgctattttgatcaagtGTTCCACTTGCTATGGCATAGTTAAAGGTTATGGTGAAACTTGCCAGAGCGATGAAGTAGATGTTGCTAAGAACCAATCAG CACAAGCACCTTTTGTGACAATTCTAAACTCAACAGAGCTTATTCTAGCCTTGACAGGGCAGTCACGGCGATTACTCTGCTGTATGGGCGGGTCCCCTAGGCCTTCGATCACATGGCTTAAAGATGACTCACTGTTGGATATTAAGGAAAATTACAAATTGGAAGTTTTTGAGCAAGGGCAGATTCTACAAAATTCAAATGTCTTGAAATCTGATGCCGGAAATTACACATGTATTGGGAGTAATCCACTTGGAAATGCAAGTCATTCTTTCTACTTTACTGTTCAAG aacGTCAGTGGGATTTTAACCCTATTATCCAAATGCATGCAGACCAATGGAATGCAACCATCTTTAGTAACATCACGCTGACATGTCAGATTACCAGCTCTAAAAAACCATTTGTCTCCTGGATCCACATCAAGAATTTCACCACACCATCCTTCCCGAGAGTAAGACACATTCTGACTAACAATGGTGGTGATAAGTGGACCACGTCACTTCCTATTGTCAATGTCAGTTATGAAGATGGTGGGAAGTATATCTGCAGATCCACAAATGCGATTGGGCATAAGAATGTGTCACAAGATGAAGGAGTGCTGTATGTTATGGATGAAG ATAATACAATGGCTGGTCGTATGGGGAGTACGTCTCAGACAAGATCAGACAAGTCTCTGGTGATTGGACTCTCCCTTGGTGTCCTATTATTTATAGTTTTGCTTGTTCTATCTGCTCTTGTCCTGCGAAGGAGACAACAGCACCATGGTGTTGACTTCAAAACTCTTCTTTTTGCTGACCCAAAGCGGTTCATAGACCAAACGGAACTCCTAGCTCCAGAAG AAACGCATCACGAATTCGACGTATTCATCTCCTATTCAAGCCAAGATAGAGACTTGGTGAAAAACGTCTTCTACCCAGAAATAACAAGAACCCATAAAGTCTGCATTGACTTCAAAGACTTTGAAGCCGGTCTATATATAACAGATAACATCGCCAATGCCATCTTCAAAAGCCGGAAGACCCTTCTTATGATCACCAGAAACTTCCTTAGACGAGAGGGTGGCTGGACCTACTTCGAGATGCAGATTGCGCAGGGAAGACTCCAGCATGGGCATGACGTCCTGGTGCCTGTGATGCTGGAAAACATCCCACTAAATGAGCTGCCCTCGACTCTACAGCATTACCGTTCCAGACGCACATGGCTCGAGTGGTTCAACGAGGACGTCAGGCCACATTTCTGGGAGAGGTTGAGGGTCGCACTGGAGCCTAGTTTGTTTGAACATCAAGGGGAAGGAGCTGTCTAG